In a genomic window of Occallatibacter riparius:
- a CDS encoding DUF4260 domain-containing protein: MSQSPCQDAAPRAYTRLPASVLYILRSEGLATAALTAILYSRTGASWWIFVVLWLVPDLSMLGYFAGPYWGSRIYNAVHAYTLPATLALCALLVRNDTLIPFALIWANHIAVDRVLGYGLKYPSKFGWTHLGAVGRETKPTT; encoded by the coding sequence ATGAGCCAATCTCCTTGCCAGGATGCTGCACCGCGCGCCTACACCAGACTGCCTGCATCGGTTCTCTACATTCTCCGCAGCGAGGGGCTGGCTACCGCCGCGCTTACGGCGATTCTCTACTCGCGAACTGGGGCAAGCTGGTGGATCTTCGTGGTGCTGTGGCTTGTGCCCGATCTCTCGATGCTGGGCTACTTCGCGGGGCCCTACTGGGGTTCGCGCATCTACAACGCGGTCCACGCATATACGCTGCCGGCGACGCTAGCGCTCTGCGCGCTGCTTGTGCGGAATGACACTCTGATTCCGTTTGCGCTGATCTGGGCGAATCACATCGCGGTCGATCGGGTTCTGGGATACGGACTCAAGTACCCATCGAAGTTCGGATGGACCCATCTCGGCGCGGTCGGCCGCGAGACTAAGCCGACGACGTAG
- a CDS encoding HU family DNA-binding protein, with protein MATGLTKTALTRQLAEKLELTNKQAGAFLDLLAETAIKETKKNGVFIIPGIGRLVKAERKARIGRNPQTGQAIKIKAKTVVKFRVAKAAKDVIAPAKK; from the coding sequence ATGGCAACTGGACTTACCAAGACCGCCCTTACGCGGCAGCTGGCCGAGAAGCTGGAACTGACCAATAAGCAGGCTGGGGCATTCCTCGACCTTCTAGCTGAGACCGCCATCAAGGAAACGAAGAAGAACGGTGTCTTCATCATCCCGGGCATCGGCCGCCTCGTGAAGGCTGAGCGCAAGGCCCGCATCGGCCGCAACCCACAGACCGGTCAGGCCATCAAGATCAAGGCCAAAACCGTTGTGAAGTTCCGCGTGGCCAAGGCTGCGAAGGACGTCATCGCTCCCGCAAAGAAGTAG
- a CDS encoding DUF2461 domain-containing protein — MAIQKKPALAAADPYFRPEALKFLRNLARHNDREWFTPRKSEFEELLRQPMLAVVRKITDAMLDFAPDHVRPAEKSLFRIYRDTRFSNDKRPYKTHVAAWWSHQGLEKTSGAGYYFHVSPKELVIAAGAYMPEKEQLAAIRYWLLDNHAAFRKLLARPALRKAFTEFEGNALTRPPKGFPAEHPAMDLVRNRQWGLSATLPSESALDPRLAATVVKHFQLVAPIVDALNTPIAAALKPKKKVLFGLHSWRGEQPTR, encoded by the coding sequence ATGGCTATCCAGAAAAAACCTGCATTAGCAGCGGCTGATCCCTACTTCCGTCCTGAAGCTCTGAAGTTCCTCCGCAACCTGGCACGCCACAACGATCGGGAGTGGTTCACCCCCCGCAAGTCTGAATTCGAGGAGTTGTTGCGACAGCCCATGCTGGCCGTGGTCCGGAAGATCACCGATGCGATGCTCGACTTCGCTCCGGACCACGTTCGACCGGCAGAGAAATCTCTGTTTCGCATCTATCGCGACACGCGCTTTTCAAACGACAAGCGCCCGTACAAGACACACGTCGCAGCGTGGTGGTCGCACCAAGGCCTGGAGAAGACCTCCGGCGCCGGCTACTACTTCCACGTGAGCCCCAAGGAACTCGTGATTGCCGCAGGCGCCTACATGCCCGAAAAGGAACAGCTCGCTGCCATTCGTTACTGGCTGCTCGACAATCACGCTGCGTTCCGCAAGCTGCTGGCGCGGCCCGCCCTGCGCAAGGCCTTCACGGAATTTGAAGGAAACGCGTTAACGAGACCACCCAAGGGATTTCCTGCAGAGCACCCCGCAATGGACCTGGTCCGCAACCGCCAATGGGGACTGAGCGCGACCTTGCCTTCGGAATCGGCGCTCGATCCGAGGCTCGCTGCGACGGTGGTCAAGCATTTTCAGCTCGTAGCGCCCATTGTGGATGCGCTCAACACGCCGATCGCTGCAGCGCTGAAGCCAAAGAAGAAGGTCTTATTCGGGCTGCATTCATGGAGGGGCGAGCAGCCAACCAGGTAA
- a CDS encoding LssY C-terminal domain-containing protein — protein sequence MRTISTILVMITMALLTLLIGAQTHELDLKPADGWVDTKIDLVAGDSLHITASGHLQYSTAKQPNGPEGLPRGYWDLIRLMPFNDGGRGALIGRIGDSDAARPFLIGPELTMRSPVAGRLFVGINQPANDSVTGSYGLKISCTAAAKAEARAEVTVAAFTQELIDSIPRRVSDASGNLGDRVNFVLIGSSEQVKAALKAAGWVVVDRTRNDAVLSAIVASVSKQGYVTLPMSELLLFDRVQDYGYAQADPFQVVASRHHFRIWKAPFQLSGQEVWAGAGMHDVGFDRDQRTNGVTHKIDPDSDKERDYIRDSLLQSGMVIKTDYITPTDPVLNATTATGSAYTSDGRTLLVYLGEAQQ from the coding sequence ATGAGAACGATCTCGACAATTCTCGTAATGATTACGATGGCGCTGCTGACGCTGCTGATTGGCGCTCAGACCCACGAACTCGATCTCAAACCGGCGGACGGGTGGGTCGATACGAAAATCGACCTCGTCGCTGGAGATTCACTGCACATCACGGCGTCCGGCCATCTGCAGTACTCGACAGCTAAGCAGCCCAACGGGCCGGAAGGACTGCCACGCGGATACTGGGACCTGATCCGCCTGATGCCGTTCAATGACGGCGGTCGAGGAGCGCTGATCGGACGCATCGGGGATAGCGATGCGGCACGGCCATTTCTGATCGGGCCGGAGTTGACCATGCGGTCTCCTGTTGCCGGCCGTCTCTTTGTCGGTATCAATCAGCCGGCAAACGATTCCGTGACGGGCTCCTACGGCCTGAAGATTTCGTGCACGGCAGCTGCGAAAGCCGAAGCTCGCGCGGAGGTTACTGTAGCCGCGTTCACGCAGGAACTGATCGACTCGATTCCGCGCCGAGTGAGTGACGCGAGCGGCAACCTGGGCGACAGAGTGAACTTCGTGCTGATCGGATCGTCGGAACAGGTAAAGGCCGCGCTCAAGGCTGCGGGCTGGGTGGTGGTGGACCGCACCAGGAATGACGCGGTGCTGAGCGCTATCGTAGCTTCCGTCTCGAAACAGGGCTATGTCACGCTACCCATGAGCGAGTTGCTTCTTTTCGACCGCGTTCAGGACTATGGCTACGCCCAAGCTGATCCATTCCAGGTGGTTGCGTCGCGCCATCACTTCCGCATCTGGAAGGCGCCATTCCAGCTGAGTGGGCAGGAAGTGTGGGCAGGAGCCGGAATGCACGATGTCGGCTTCGACCGCGACCAGCGGACCAACGGCGTTACGCACAAAATCGATCCCGATAGCGACAAGGAGCGCGACTACATTCGCGACAGCCTGCTGCAAAGCGGCATGGTGATCAAGACCGACTACATCACGCCCACGGATCCGGTACTGAATGCAACGACCGCAACCGGAAGTGCCTACACGTCCGATGGGCGCACGCTGCTGGTGTATCTTGGCGAAGCCCAGCAGTAG
- a CDS encoding phytanoyl-CoA dioxygenase family protein → MTSPSTSESDTASTSASPAALPEEKIGRLGIPYLFRYWQRKNAAGTGPSEVSGDRDLDCTLLAGLNLNVLETARFFNPIKRPSFEAFEDWIIATNGGAMDDAELARLRAALAGNTVGSAIGSLDGVEGLTSEELAFWDDKGYVVVHDAVEPAHRDEAAAAIYDFLHASPTNPNSWYGRKFGVSIWVPLLRHSAFLANRRSPRLIKAFSQLWGREDLWAIVDQGGLNPPERGDWKFPGPHVHWDATIAPPHRFGVQGILYLTDTPAEQGAFSCIPGFHRRLDEWLGMLPAGTDPRVAIRREPGFVPIAGKAGDLIIWHHLLPHGSSPNRGSLPRVAQYIALRSTRWEYTAEWA, encoded by the coding sequence GTGACATCCCCAAGCACAAGCGAAAGTGACACTGCATCGACCTCTGCTTCCCCAGCCGCACTGCCGGAGGAAAAGATTGGGCGTCTCGGCATTCCCTATCTTTTCCGCTACTGGCAGCGCAAAAATGCGGCGGGCACAGGACCGAGCGAAGTTAGCGGCGACCGCGATCTTGACTGCACATTGCTCGCGGGACTGAACCTGAACGTCCTGGAGACCGCACGCTTCTTCAATCCCATCAAGCGGCCAAGCTTCGAAGCGTTCGAAGATTGGATCATCGCCACCAATGGCGGTGCAATGGACGATGCCGAACTCGCACGGTTGCGCGCCGCGCTCGCCGGCAACACCGTCGGCTCTGCGATCGGCAGCCTCGATGGCGTGGAAGGCCTGACGTCAGAGGAACTGGCCTTCTGGGACGACAAAGGCTACGTAGTTGTGCACGACGCCGTCGAACCTGCCCACCGCGATGAGGCCGCTGCGGCTATCTATGACTTTCTCCACGCCTCGCCTACCAACCCTAATAGCTGGTACGGACGCAAGTTCGGCGTGTCCATTTGGGTGCCTCTGCTTCGGCATTCGGCATTTCTGGCAAATCGCCGCTCCCCACGGCTCATCAAGGCGTTTTCGCAGCTCTGGGGGCGCGAAGACCTATGGGCAATCGTCGACCAGGGTGGCCTTAATCCGCCTGAGCGTGGCGACTGGAAGTTTCCCGGCCCGCATGTGCATTGGGACGCGACAATTGCGCCCCCGCATCGGTTTGGCGTGCAAGGCATTCTGTATCTCACAGACACGCCTGCGGAACAGGGCGCCTTCAGTTGCATTCCCGGTTTTCATCGGCGGCTGGATGAGTGGCTGGGCATGCTGCCCGCGGGTACCGACCCGCGCGTCGCCATCAGGCGCGAGCCCGGCTTTGTGCCTATCGCGGGCAAAGCCGGCGACCTGATCATCTGGCACCATCTGCTGCCGCATGGGAGCTCCCCCAACCGGGGCAGTCTACCGCGGGTGGCGCAATACATTGCGTTGCGGTCTACGCGTTGGGAGTACACAGCGGAGTGGGCGTAG
- the ruvA gene encoding Holliday junction branch migration protein RuvA translates to MIAHLRGKLIHKEPGQAIVECAGVGYDVTISVPTFTALPSAAAEASLHIHTQVSDDAIALFGFIDREEKRLFERLITVSGVGPKLAIKILSGLSSERTVQAIRAQDHAQLVRIPGVGKKLAERLVVELKDKLDDFAVAPSPSAVQGAAVDDVLSALVNLGYQRPASEKAIEQAVGKDKALAGDFDGLFRAALKVIR, encoded by the coding sequence CATCTCCGCGGGAAGCTCATTCATAAGGAGCCGGGCCAGGCCATCGTCGAATGCGCCGGCGTCGGCTATGACGTGACCATCTCGGTGCCCACATTTACGGCACTTCCGTCTGCAGCAGCAGAGGCCTCGCTGCACATCCATACACAGGTCAGCGACGACGCCATTGCGCTCTTCGGCTTCATCGACCGTGAAGAAAAGCGCCTGTTTGAGCGGCTGATCACGGTGAGCGGCGTGGGGCCGAAGCTCGCCATCAAAATCCTCAGCGGACTCTCGAGCGAGCGCACCGTGCAGGCCATTCGCGCGCAGGATCACGCTCAACTCGTGCGCATTCCCGGTGTGGGCAAGAAGCTTGCCGAGCGGCTCGTAGTCGAGCTCAAAGACAAGCTGGACGACTTCGCCGTTGCGCCATCGCCTTCGGCCGTGCAGGGGGCTGCGGTAGACGATGTTCTCTCAGCACTCGTCAATCTAGGCTACCAGCGTCCCGCATCGGAGAAGGCAATTGAACAAGCCGTCGGCAAAGACAAGGCGCTGGCCGGCGACTTTGACGGGCTGTTCCGTGCTGCACTCAAAGTCATCCGCTGA